The Planctomycetota bacterium genomic sequence AGGTGCAAACATTCGTGTCGGCCGCTGATTTCTTGACCCATTATCAGCCGGGCCAGCCGGGCTGTCTGATCGTCGATGTGCGGATGCCCGGCATGAGCGGTTTGGAGCTGCTAGACCATCTGCGCGAGCGCGAGATCAAACTACCGACGATCGTGCTGACCGGTCACGGCGATTTGCGCCTGGGGGTTGACGCCATCAAGGCTGGCGCGGTCAACGTGCTCGAGAAGCCGATCCGACCGAGCGAGATTCTCTCGACCATCGAAGAGGCGCTGCGCTCGGTTCCGCTCGTCGAGGCCGCCGGAGGCGACGATTTTCGCCGACGACTCCAGGACTTCACGCCGGGCGAGATGGCCGTGCTGCGCGGCATTGTACTGGGGCGGAGCAACCCGGTGATCGCCCAGGAGCTTGATCTCAGCCTGCGGACGGTGCAATTTCGCCGGGCCGCCATCTGGAAGAAGCTGGGCGTGGGCTCGAAGCGCGAACTCATGGACCAGGTGTTCGCCGCCGGCTGGTCGCCGAGCGAAGCCGAGTCGGGGGAGGCGTGAGGCGCTGGGGAAGAGGTGGGGGTGTTGGGGCGTGTGGGCGTGGGGGTGTAAGAGCTTCTCGCTCTCACGGCGAGCGTTGGCTTTGAAACACTGGCCTTTCGCACACGATCGACTGCTTTCGGATACACCCCCACCTCCCAGCTCCCCCACGATGAGAGTTTGACCCGCAGTTTCCTGGCAGAGTAGACTGAAGTTGCTCGGCAGCTCACCGGCCCCCAGTGGCCGGGCGCAGCGCCAACCTCTTCTCGTCTCTCTGATTCAGGAGCTGGCCGATCATGTCGCGTACCCTTGCGCTCTCGTCGTTGGTATTGGGACTCTTGTGGTCATGCGCTGTCAGCGGAAGCTGGGCCGCGGAACCGGCACAGTCGTGGCGCGGCCGGCCGGCAGAAAACGCCGCCGCCTACGCCAAGCTGCAAACCAAGCTGAACGAGCCGACGGAGGCCGAGTTCATCGAATCGCCCTTGTCGGACATCGTCGACTTTTTTCGCAGCAAGCACCGCCTTGCGATCCATCTCGATCGGCGTGCGCTCGAGGCCGCCGGCGTGGCCAGCGACTCGCCACTCACGCTCAATTTGAAAGACATGACCCTGCGTTCGGCCTTGCGGCTGGCGCTAAGGCCGTTGAATCTGTCGTATTTGATCTGCGACGAGGTGGTGTTGATTACCACCCGCGACGAGGCTTACTCGGCCGGCATGTTGCAGACTTACGTCTTTGCGGTGCCTGACTTCGTCGATGCGGAAGACCATGACGAACGGAGTCTGCAAGCCACATCGCTGATCAAGACGCTGCAGGGGGCGCTGCGGTCGCAGCTTTGGGTCGACGCCGAAGACTCGATCACCTGCCTCGAGCCGCAAGGCCTGTTGGTGATCAAAGCGCCGTTCGACATCCAGCAGCAAACCGACGAGCTGCTGCAATCGCTCCGCGCGGTTCGCGACAGCCACGCCGCCGCAGTCGGAGACCAGTGACCAAAATCACGCCGGGGCAGGAGCGCGGCCGTTGCGGCGGAAGTCCTGGCCGTTGCGCTGGCCGTAACGCTGTTGCTGTTGCGTCGGCTTGGGCGGTTCGGCCAATAGTTGCACGCTGCCGGGGCCGAGCAAATCGACCAGCCGCTCACGCATCTCGGGATGGAGTTCCACCTTGACCTTGTCCGAAACGCATTGCAGCCGGCTGCCGTCGGTCAGTTGAAACAGGAACTGCAGCTCGCACCGGCCCGGATAGCCGCGCAGGATTTCCAGCAATCGTTCCAACGTCGCCGCCGAGTGAACATTCTCGTCGACGCGCAGTCGAATGCCCCGCGTGAAGCGTTGCGGCAACTGATCGAGCGGGATTACTTCGTTGACGATGAAATTGGCGTCTTCGCTGCCGGGCCGCTTGTCGATCACGCCGCGCAGCGCCACCACCGCCTCGGCCTGCACAAGCTCGCCAAATTGGGCGTACTGTTCGGGCCAGACGATCGTCCGCATCAGGCCCGCCGCGTCTTCCAAGTCGAACATGGCGTACTTACTCGGCTTGCCGGGCTGGGGATTCTTGGTGTGCGAGATTTTGATCGAGCCGATCATGCCGCCGAGCATGCACTCGGCCCGATTCGACAGCGCGGCCGCTTCGACCGTGGTGTGGGTGCAATAGGTCCGCAGGGTTTCCTCGTGCTCCGACAGCGGGTGGCTGCTGAGGTAAAAACCCAGCACCTCGCGCTCGAACAGGAGCTTTTGCTTCTCTTCCCACGGCGCGACGTTGGGCAGGGCCGAACTGGTGGCCGCGCCGGCGGCCAGCTCGTCATCGGCGTCGTCGAACAATCCCTTCTGGCCGCGCTTCTTGTCGGCCAGGGCGGCGGCGCCGGCTTGCAAGGCGCGCTCGACCGCGGCCAGCCACTGAGCCCGGTGCCCGCCGAGCCGGTCGAACGCGCCGGCTTTGACCAGCGACTCGATGGCCGTTTTGTTCACCAGACTGGCGTCGAGCCGGCCACAGAAGTCCGTCAGGTCGCGGAACGGGCCATTGGCGCGGCGCTCGGCCGCGATGGCTCGGGCCGCCCCGCCGCCGCAACCCTTGATGGCTGACAGGCCGAAGTAGATCTTGTTGTCCAGGACCGTGAACTCGAAGTCACACGTGTTCACGTCCGGCGCCATCACCTCGATGTTCATTCGCCGGCAATCTTCCAGGTGCTCGACCAACGAGTCCTTCCGCTTGAAGTTGCGGCCATCGATGTCGCCGCACAACAACGCCGCCATGAACTCGACCGGGTAATGGGCCTTGAGATAGGCCGTCATGTACGCGATCAGCGCGTAGGCCGTCGAGTGGCTCTTGTTGAAGCCGTAACCGGCGAACTTCTGGATCATGCCAAACAGTTCGGCCGCCTCGGCGCGCTTCAGTCCGTTGGCCACCGAACCGTCGAGGAATTGCCCCTCGAACTTGGCGATGTCCTTTTCTTTCTTCTTGCTGATCGCCTTGATGCAGCTATAGGCGCTCGACAGCTCGATGCCCCCCAGGCCGTTTAGAATCCGCATCACCTGTTCCTGGTAGACCATCACGCCGTGGGTCTCTTCCAGAACGTCCTTCATCACCGGGTGCTTGTACTCGGCCGCCTTGCGACCGTGCTTGACCTGGATGTAATCGTCGACCATGCCCCCTTCCAACGGGCCGGGCCGATACAGGGCGTTGGTGGCAATGATGTCGCGGAAATGGTCGGGCTTCATCCGCTGGAGCAGATCGCGAATGCCGCCGCTTTCGAGCTGGAAAATCCCTTTCGTCTCGCCGCGGCAGAGCAGGGCGAATGTCTCTTGATCGTCGAGCGGGAACTTGTAGGGGTCAATTCGCACGCCGCGTGATTGTTCGATCAGATCGACGCTCTTAGCCAGGATGGTCAAGTTGCGCAGGCCCAGGAAGTCCATCTTCAGCAGGCCGGCCTTCTCGACGTCACCCATCGCCCACTGAGTAATGACTTCCTTCTTGTCTTGTACGTGCTGCAGCGGCACATACTCGACCAGCGGCCGATCGGCGATCACCACCGCCGCGGCGTGCGTGCCGACGTTGCGGGCCAGCCCCTCGATCTTCATGGCCAGATCGAGCAGCTCCTTCACCTCGCCGTCGCTGTCGTAGGCTTTGCGCAGGTCGGCGCTGAATTGTCCGGCGTACTTGGGTTCATCGCTCTTGACGAGCATGTGTCCAAGTTGGCCGTTGAGAATCTCGGGCACGAGCGCAACGATGCCATCGACGCGAGGAATCGGCAGCCCCAGTGCGCGGCCGACGTCGCGAATGGCGGCTCGGGCCTTCAGGGTGCCGAACGTGCCGATCTGGGCGACGTTCTCGGAGCCGTACTTTTCCTTGACGTAATTGATGACTTCTTCGCGCCGTTCCTGGCAAAAGTCGATATCGATATCGGGCGCTTCCAGACGGTTGATGTCAAGAAACCGCTCGAACAGCAAGTCGTACTTCAGCGGACAGACGTGGCTCAGGTAGAGCGCGAACGAAACGATCGCCCCCACGCCCGATCCACGCGCCGTCGCCGGAATGCGCTTCTCTTTGGCAAAATTGACGAAGTCCCAGACGATCAAGAAGTAGTTCGGGAAGCCGAGCGTGTTGATGACGTTCAGCTCGCGATCGAGCCGTTCGATAACCACCGGGGCCAGCTCGCCGTCGATGATCCGTTCGGGGTCGCCGGCATAGCGTTCCTTGAGC encodes the following:
- a CDS encoding response regulator transcription factor, yielding MTVFVVDDDPAVLDSLRALLESAGWQVQTFVSAADFLTHYQPGQPGCLIVDVRMPGMSGLELLDHLREREIKLPTIVLTGHGDLRLGVDAIKAGAVNVLEKPIRPSEILSTIEEALRSVPLVEAAGGDDFRRRLQDFTPGEMAVLRGIVLGRSNPVIAQELDLSLRTVQFRRAAIWKKLGVGSKRELMDQVFAAGWSPSEAESGEA
- the dnaE gene encoding DNA polymerase III subunit alpha — translated: MRSFVHLHCHSHYSLLDGASPIDALVKKAKAEGMNALALTDHGNLYGALEFYQKAKEKGINPILGYEAYVAPGSRTSKHDPSGNQESSYHLTLLAQNKTGFKNLIQMASKAYLEGFYRKPRIDRELLEQYNEGIICLSGCVSGELSRTLLRGGGPDFDFKQIEEIIAWFQRVFGDRYFIEIQNNGLDIQRLALEASVDVARRMGLPLVATSDSHYVNQSDAEAQDIMLCINTGRFRTDTNRMRMEGDQFYLRGPEAMYDAFPGLEDAVARSQEIADRVDIDLELGKRHFPSFKVPEGKSAGDYLRELCVAGLKERYAGDPERIIDGELAPVVIERLDRELNVINTLGFPNYFLIVWDFVNFAKEKRIPATARGSGVGAIVSFALYLSHVCPLKYDLLFERFLDINRLEAPDIDIDFCQERREEVINYVKEKYGSENVAQIGTFGTLKARAAIRDVGRALGLPIPRVDGIVALVPEILNGQLGHMLVKSDEPKYAGQFSADLRKAYDSDGEVKELLDLAMKIEGLARNVGTHAAAVVIADRPLVEYVPLQHVQDKKEVITQWAMGDVEKAGLLKMDFLGLRNLTILAKSVDLIEQSRGVRIDPYKFPLDDQETFALLCRGETKGIFQLESGGIRDLLQRMKPDHFRDIIATNALYRPGPLEGGMVDDYIQVKHGRKAAEYKHPVMKDVLEETHGVMVYQEQVMRILNGLGGIELSSAYSCIKAISKKKEKDIAKFEGQFLDGSVANGLKRAEAAELFGMIQKFAGYGFNKSHSTAYALIAYMTAYLKAHYPVEFMAALLCGDIDGRNFKRKDSLVEHLEDCRRMNIEVMAPDVNTCDFEFTVLDNKIYFGLSAIKGCGGGAARAIAAERRANGPFRDLTDFCGRLDASLVNKTAIESLVKAGAFDRLGGHRAQWLAAVERALQAGAAALADKKRGQKGLFDDADDELAAGAATSSALPNVAPWEEKQKLLFEREVLGFYLSSHPLSEHEETLRTYCTHTTVEAAALSNRAECMLGGMIGSIKISHTKNPQPGKPSKYAMFDLEDAAGLMRTIVWPEQYAQFGELVQAEAVVALRGVIDKRPGSEDANFIVNEVIPLDQLPQRFTRGIRLRVDENVHSAATLERLLEILRGYPGRCELQFLFQLTDGSRLQCVSDKVKVELHPEMRERLVDLLGPGSVQLLAEPPKPTQQQQRYGQRNGQDFRRNGRAPAPA